In the genome of Streptomyces fagopyri, the window GGCCTCCCGGAAGGCGGCCACCGCGGCCTCCTCGCGCCAGGCCGCGGGGAAACCCGGGTCGAGCCCCTCGTGGGAGTCGGTGCCGTCGACCCTGCGCAGCGCGGGCAGATAGCGGGCGAGGCCGTTGTCCGGGTGGTCCTTCGTGTAACGCTCGACCAGCGAGAGCAGGTCGTGGGTGCCGGTGCAGAAACCGATGAGACCCGCCGTGTAACCCTGCCCGTCGCCGATGTCCTCGATGTAGCCGTACGCGCTGCGCCAGTCCAGCGTGGAGTTCTCGGCGCTCGCCACGATCTTCTGGGCGAGCTCCTTCTTGTCCGGCGCGGCGAGTCCGGCGCCTCCCGGCCGTCCGGCGCCCTGCCGGACCGCGGACCCGGCCGCCTCCGAGCCCGCGGACCCGGGCACGAAGAAGCAGACCGCCGCCGCGGCCAGGGCAAGGACCGCGAGCAGAAGGAGACGTACGCGTTTCATGCCCCCAGCGTAGAACCGGCGCGGGCGCACCCGGCCCGGTGCCGCGACAGGCGGTGTGCGCCCCGTCGCGTCGCTAGGCCGCTCCGTTCCTCAGTGCGGAGACCTTTCCGGCGGCCAGTACCACCAGCAGCACCAACAGCCCGGCGCACACGGCGCCTTGGACGAGGGCCCGGCGGCCGTCACGGGGTGCGTACGCGTAGGCGAGAGTCACCGCGACACCGGTCAGCAGCCCGCCGAGGTGGCTCTCCCAGGAGGTGTACGCGGCGGAGATCACCAGCCAGAGCAGCAGGCCCGCCAGGAGTCGGTTGACGGCGTTCATGTCCGCGCCCAGGCGACGGGCCATGACGTAGTACGCGGCACCCAGTCCGAAGACCGCGCCCGACGCGCCGAGCGTGGCCTCGTCCGGCGCGAGCAGCAGCACCAGCACGGAACCGCCGAGCGCCGACAGCAGGTACAGGGCGATGTAACGGACCCTGCCGAGCTGGGCCTCCACCACCCGGCCCAGGTTCCACAGCGAGACCATGTTCATCACGATGTGCAGGATCCCGAACGTGCCCTCGGTGGGCGGCAGATGGAGGAACGCGCCGGTCAGCATCCGGTACCACTCCCCGTCGACCACGCCTTCCGGGTGGAAGTCCGCGAAGTGGTGTGCCGCCCAGAGGTAGTGCCCGCCGTCCGGTCCCGCCAGCCCCGCGCCCAGCATCTGGAAACGGTCCACGATCGCCGGGCGCACCACTTCGCCCAGGTAGGCCAGCACGTTCAGCGCGATCAGGACGTACGTCACCACGGGCGTCGTCGAGATCCGGCCGCCGAACGCCGTGCGGGCCTGCCGGACGGACCGGGAGCCCTCCTTCACGCACTCCACGCACTGGTGGCCGACGGCCGCCTCGCGCATGCAGGCGGGGCAGATGTAACGGTCGCACCGGGTGCAGCGCACATGCGACTCCACCTTGGGGTGGCGGTAGCAGGTGGTGACGGCGGGCTCGACGGGGCCGTCCTGCTCGACGGGTCCGGTGGACTGGGGGGACTCGGATTCCACGGCCGGCTCCTTGGCGGTACGGACATGCGGAGGGGAACGGTGAGCCGGTGGGGTCGGCGGCGAACAAAATAGCGAACACAGGTGTACGGGCGGGACGGCAGGGGGCTGTCTTGGTGCCGTAATCTCGGCACTCCCGCCCAGCTCATCGCGCCGGAGCCGCGCCGAAGCCGTACCGGCGCCGTACCGAGGCCGGGTGCGAGCCGTGCCGAGGCCACGCCGAAGCAGTACCGAAGGGAGCCCGTATGCCCGGGATCAGTCTCAGCAAGGTGGAGGAGACCGCGCCCGCGCTGGTCAGCCTGTACAAGACCGCCGGCGCCTCCCTCGCCCGGCACGGGCTGGACGGGCAACGGGCCGCGGTGTACCTGGTGGTCGACTACTCCGGGTCGATGAAGCCGTACTACGCCGACGGCAGCGTGCAGGCGCTCGCGGACCGGGTGCTCGGGCTGTCGGCGCACCTCGACGACGACGGCACCGTTCCGGTGGTCTTCTTCTCCACGGACATCGACGCGGTCACCGACATCGCGCTCGGCGACCACCAGGGGCGGGTGGAGCGGATCGTGGCCGGGCTCGGGCACATGGGCAGGACCAGTTACCACCTGGCCATGGACGCGGTCATCGACCACTACCTCGACAGCGGCTCCAAGGATCCCGCGCTCGTGGTCTTCCAGACGGACGGCGGGCCGGTCAACAAGCTCGCCGCCGAACGGTACTTGTGCAAGGCGGCCGGGCTTCCGCTGTTCTGGCAGTTCATAGGGTTCGGCGACCCGGACAGCAAGCAGTTCGACTTCCTGCGCAGGCTCGACGAGTTGGCCGTCCCGCAGAAGCGGGTGGTCGACAACGCCGGTTTCTTCCACGCCGGTTCGGATCCCCTGGAACTGGGCGACGAGGAGCTCTACGACCGGATCGTCGGTGAGTTCCCGCACTGGCTGGCGGCGGCGCGGGCCCGCGGGATCGTGCGGTGAGCGTGCGGCTGCTGGCCGCCGCCGAGCGGGTCGCGGTGCCCTGGAAGAACGGCGGCGGGGTGACGCGGGAGATCGCCGCGGGGCCCGAGGGCGCCGGCATGGACGACTTCCGGTGGCGGGTGAGCCTCGCCGACGTCGGCGCCGACGGCCCGTTCTCGTCGTTCGCCGGAGTGGACCGCACCCTGACGATGGCCGAGGGCGCGGGCATGGACCTGACCATCGGCGGCGAACACCACCGGGTCGACAGGCCCTTCGTGCCCCGGTCCTTCCCCGGCGACCTGCCCACCGACTGCCGGCTGCTCGGGGGCCCGGTCGTGAACCTGAACGTCATGTGGCGCAGGGACGGCGCGGCTGCCCCTGACGTCGTGATCGCGGGTGGTGGTACGGCCGTCACCGTGCCGGCGGGCCCGGAGGTGCTGGTCGTCGCGCTCGACGGCACCGCGGAGGTCGCCGGGCTGACCCTCGGCCGCTATGACGCCGCGCTGCTGAACGCCGAGGACGCCGTACTGCGCGCGACCGGCCGCACCGCCGTCGTCCGGCTCGCGGCACGGGCCCGGCTCGCCGCACCGGCCGACCTGTGACACCTCGTCGGCCGCGAGATCAGGCGTGCGCGGCGCGAGCGTCGAGGACGGCGGCACGGCACTCGGCCGGGCCGCCCCAGGCGGTGCGCAGGGCGTGGGCCCTGGCCAGCCACAGCGACAGGTCGTACTCGGCGGTGTAGCCGATCGCGCCGTGCAGCTGGAGCGCGGCGCGCGCGGTGGCGTACGCCGCCTCGCAGGCGGTGACCTTGGCGGCGGCGACATCGGCGGGAGCCATGGTCAGAGCGGCTCCGAAGAGCAGCGGGCGCGCGAAGTCCAGGGCGGTCCTCGCGTCGGCGAGCCGGTGCTTGACGGCCTGGAAGGAGCCGATGGGGACACCGAACTGGGTGCGGCGCCCGACATGGGCGACCGTGCGGTCGAGGAGCGCGAGACCGACACCGAGGGCCTGGGCGGCGGTGGCGAGCCGGGCCCAGGTGAGGGCGTGCTCCACGGGAGGCGCGAGCGCCAGGAGTTCGCCGCCTGCCGTCAGCGGGGTGAGACGGCGGGCGGGGTCCAGACAGCCGCGTACCGGGCCGTGGCCGGGGGCCAGACGCAGTTCGCGGGCCGTCAGGGCGAGGCGGACGGTCGCCGAGTCGCCGTCCGGCGCGTACGAGCCGTCGAGGGCCAGGGTCGCCGACGCCTCGCCCGAGAGCAGCGCCGGAAGCAGCCGCCCGGCGGGGCCGGGGTCCGTCAGCTCCGCCAGCAGGGCGGCCGCCGCGACCGTCTCCGCCAGCGGGCCCGGCACCGCGTGCCGCCCCAGCTCGACGAAGCCCACCGCCAGTTCCACCGGGAGCGGGCCCAGCCCTCCTTGCGAGGCCGGCACCGCCAGCGCGAACACGCCCGCCCCGGCGACACGGGACCACAGCGCACGGCCGCTGTCGTACGTGCCCCGGCTCCAGTCCCGTACGACCGACGGCGTGTCCGCGGCCGTCAGCATCGCGTCGAGGGAGCCGGCGAACGCGCGCTGTTCGGTGTCGAGGAGGAAGCGCATCAGCGGCGGCCCTTCGGGAGGCCGAGCAGGCGCTCGGCGACGATGTCGCGCTGGATCTCGTTGGTGCCCGCGTAGATGGGGCCGGCGAGGGAGAACACGTACCCCTCGGACCAGTCCGTGTCCGCCGTACCGCCCTCCTGGCCGAGGAGATCGAGCGCCGTCTCGTGCAGCGCGATGTCGTACTCGGACCAGAAGACCTTGTTCAGGCTGGCCTCCGCGCCGATGGTGTCGCCGTCGAGGATGCGGGAGGCATGGGCGTAGGCGAAGAGCTGGTAGGCGCGGGCGCCGATCAGCGCGTCCGCCACCCGGGCCGCGGCCCACGCCGGGCTGTCCCGGCTCCGCCACAGGGCGAACAGCCGGTCCGCGGCGGCCAGGAAGCGGCCCGGGGAGCGGAGTCGCAACCCGCGTTCGTCACCGGTCGCCGACATGGCGATCCGCCAGCCCTGGCCCGGCTCGCCGATCACGTCCTCGTCGGGGACGAAGACCTCGTCCAGGAAGATCTCGGCGAAGGCCGGCT includes:
- a CDS encoding chitosanase; its protein translation is MKRVRLLLLAVLALAAAAVCFFVPGSAGSEAAGSAVRQGAGRPGGAGLAAPDKKELAQKIVASAENSTLDWRSAYGYIEDIGDGQGYTAGLIGFCTGTHDLLSLVERYTKDHPDNGLARYLPALRRVDGTDSHEGLDPGFPAAWREEAAVAAFREAQDTERDEVYFDPVVRRAELDGLGTLGQFVYYDAMVMHGPGTGPDGFYGLRRRAMAEADTPAEGGSETAYLDIFLDIRRAAMKSESAHHDTSRIDTAQRRFLYDGNLGLDTPLEWKVYGETYRVAR
- a CDS encoding rhomboid family intramembrane serine protease, giving the protein MESESPQSTGPVEQDGPVEPAVTTCYRHPKVESHVRCTRCDRYICPACMREAAVGHQCVECVKEGSRSVRQARTAFGGRISTTPVVTYVLIALNVLAYLGEVVRPAIVDRFQMLGAGLAGPDGGHYLWAAHHFADFHPEGVVDGEWYRMLTGAFLHLPPTEGTFGILHIVMNMVSLWNLGRVVEAQLGRVRYIALYLLSALGGSVLVLLLAPDEATLGASGAVFGLGAAYYVMARRLGADMNAVNRLLAGLLLWLVISAAYTSWESHLGGLLTGVAVTLAYAYAPRDGRRALVQGAVCAGLLVLLVVLAAGKVSALRNGAA
- a CDS encoding vWA domain-containing protein, which produces MPGISLSKVEETAPALVSLYKTAGASLARHGLDGQRAAVYLVVDYSGSMKPYYADGSVQALADRVLGLSAHLDDDGTVPVVFFSTDIDAVTDIALGDHQGRVERIVAGLGHMGRTSYHLAMDAVIDHYLDSGSKDPALVVFQTDGGPVNKLAAERYLCKAAGLPLFWQFIGFGDPDSKQFDFLRRLDELAVPQKRVVDNAGFFHAGSDPLELGDEELYDRIVGEFPHWLAAARARGIVR
- a CDS encoding HutD/Ves family protein — encoded protein: MSVRLLAAAERVAVPWKNGGGVTREIAAGPEGAGMDDFRWRVSLADVGADGPFSSFAGVDRTLTMAEGAGMDLTIGGEHHRVDRPFVPRSFPGDLPTDCRLLGGPVVNLNVMWRRDGAAAPDVVIAGGGTAVTVPAGPEVLVVALDGTAEVAGLTLGRYDAALLNAEDAVLRATGRTAVVRLAARARLAAPADL
- a CDS encoding acyl-CoA dehydrogenase family protein yields the protein MRFLLDTEQRAFAGSLDAMLTAADTPSVVRDWSRGTYDSGRALWSRVAGAGVFALAVPASQGGLGPLPVELAVGFVELGRHAVPGPLAETVAAAALLAELTDPGPAGRLLPALLSGEASATLALDGSYAPDGDSATVRLALTARELRLAPGHGPVRGCLDPARRLTPLTAGGELLALAPPVEHALTWARLATAAQALGVGLALLDRTVAHVGRRTQFGVPIGSFQAVKHRLADARTALDFARPLLFGAALTMAPADVAAAKVTACEAAYATARAALQLHGAIGYTAEYDLSLWLARAHALRTAWGGPAECRAAVLDARAAHA